The Methanomassiliicoccales archaeon genome window below encodes:
- a CDS encoding DUF1848 domain-containing protein, producing MARGYRWSREKLSDEYGRQVEAIAPLIISASRAMDIPSCHSDWFMERLRRGYVEWRNPFNGKTDYISFSKVRAIVFWTKDASPLLQHLQELDEMGISYYFQYTVNDYEGLGYEPRMPPLKQRARTFKELSERIGKERVLWRFDPLLLSEELDADSLLQRVAKVGEMLHHHTDTLTISFIDIQRYRRLRRKLEKRGIREPSEDEIIELAQGISALNERWELRLQACAEEVDLKRFGIEKAACVEGERLKRIAPHDTVLHQFIASWGCKDPGQRKECGCLLSKDIGGYGTCGNGCVYCYANHAAQASM from the coding sequence ATGGCAAGAGGCTACCGATGGAGCAGGGAAAAGTTGAGCGACGAATATGGCCGGCAAGTGGAAGCGATAGCCCCGCTCATCATCTCAGCCAGCCGCGCTATGGACATACCCTCTTGCCATTCGGATTGGTTCATGGAGAGGTTGAGGAGAGGATACGTGGAGTGGCGCAACCCCTTCAACGGCAAGACGGATTATATCTCTTTCAGCAAGGTCCGAGCGATCGTGTTCTGGACCAAGGACGCCTCCCCCCTGCTCCAGCATTTGCAAGAACTGGATGAGATGGGCATATCCTATTATTTCCAGTACACGGTGAACGACTACGAAGGCCTAGGCTATGAGCCGAGGATGCCGCCCTTGAAGCAAAGGGCCCGCACCTTCAAAGAGCTCTCGGAGAGGATAGGCAAGGAGAGGGTCCTGTGGCGCTTCGACCCTCTCCTGCTCAGCGAGGAGCTGGATGCGGATTCTTTGCTGCAAAGGGTGGCGAAGGTGGGAGAAATGCTGCATCATCATACGGATACGCTCACCATCAGCTTCATCGATATCCAGAGATACAGAAGACTGAGGAGAAAGCTGGAGAAAAGAGGAATAAGAGAGCCAAGTGAAGATGAGATAATAGAGCTGGCGCAAGGCATCTCGGCCCTCAATGAGAGATGGGAACTTAGATTACAAGCCTGTGCCGAGGAGGTGGACTTGAAACGCTTCGGCATTGAAAAAGCGGCCTGCGTCGAGGGGGAGCGGTTGAAAAGGATCGCGCCTCACGATACTGTGCTTCACCAGTTCATCGCCAGCTGGGGATGCAAGGATCCGGGCCAGAGGAAGGAATGCGGCTGTCTCCTCAGCAAGGACATAGGCGGATATGGGACATGCGGGAACGGTTGCGTATATTGTTACGCAAACCATGCCGCCCAGGCCTCGATGTGA
- the ribH gene encoding 6,7-dimethyl-8-ribityllumazine synthase has protein sequence MRRYKLGFVVSEFNYDITSMMLERAKAHAEFLEAEVAKIIHVPGVFDMPLAVKRLLQDKGIDGVVTLGCVIEGETDHDQIVMQNAARKMADLSVEFGKPVALGVSGPGMTRLQAQERVENAKNAVEACVKMLKRLE, from the coding sequence ATGAGGAGATACAAGCTGGGATTTGTGGTATCGGAATTCAACTACGACATAACCTCCATGATGCTGGAGCGGGCCAAGGCGCACGCCGAGTTCCTGGAGGCGGAGGTGGCCAAGATCATCCATGTGCCAGGTGTGTTCGACATGCCCTTGGCCGTCAAGCGGTTGCTGCAAGACAAAGGCATTGACGGAGTGGTCACCTTGGGCTGCGTAATCGAAGGCGAGACGGATCATGATCAGATCGTCATGCAAAATGCCGCCAGGAAGATGGCCGACCTGTCCGTGGAGTTCGGCAAGCCGGTGGCGCTGGGCGTGTCAGGGCCGGGAATGACCAGGCTGCAAGCGCAGGAAAGGGTGGAGAACGCCAAGAACGCGGTGGAGGCCTGCGTCAAGATGCTAAAGCGCTTGGAATGA
- a CDS encoding adenylyltransferase/cytidyltransferase family protein produces MMTRVMATGVFDILHSGHLHYLQEAKSLGDELYVVVATDATVRRRKHEPITPERMRVELVQALKPVDKAILGGEGDMYETALKVRPDIIALGYDQAFDEHQLQEELRRRGLEVRVVRLSKHEDDLNGTRKIIRKIVDWHTLNKQKERQEVRG; encoded by the coding sequence ATGATGACGCGCGTGATGGCCACGGGAGTGTTCGACATCCTGCATTCAGGGCATCTGCACTACCTGCAGGAGGCGAAATCACTGGGCGACGAGCTCTATGTGGTCGTGGCCACGGACGCCACCGTTCGCCGGCGCAAGCACGAGCCCATAACCCCTGAGAGGATGAGGGTGGAGCTGGTCCAAGCCTTGAAGCCAGTGGACAAAGCCATATTAGGAGGGGAGGGGGACATGTATGAGACGGCGCTCAAGGTCAGGCCGGACATCATCGCCCTAGGGTATGATCAAGCCTTCGACGAGCACCAGCTGCAGGAGGAGCTACGAAGGCGCGGGCTGGAGGTGAGAGTGGTCCGACTCTCCAAGCACGAGGACGATCTGAACGGCACCAGGAAGATCATCAGGAAAATAGTGGACTGGCATACCCTAAACAAGCAGAAGGAGAGGCAGGAGGTGAGAGGCTGA
- a CDS encoding AAA family ATPase yields MAFIVGVSMGEERVRVDVNQIGEYIQRGACPRRFKLDLNSREEAMKLPFFARTLNPLDPVLQRMGRELEERWERSLLEAGMIRINDLGHAPLKDQISWEEFVELVEQHCQEGGQQFGREVAITCQKGRFEVHGRMDFVIVLWRDGRPYLRIVECKASRKDKTYHRLQLALYLLMVRSLLERRPLLVAGKELTCDSVEGVVARMREAGGGVVEDRIMDLEPLDLSTEMEDARRLLSDGGILEHISSSELEELSYQINAKCDSCVFNVCCLPESARRRSIELLGLDVSVTSTLREKGIRTLDELAALKVDSPLAHEMRRTPGFSQNLENLIARARARLSTLPGSKERAFQVQKFPHASEGQLPPHDIEGRRLVRVYVAVEYDYIEDRIVALAAHVTSSCWNICTPFRRRADGGWAPHPKAMESPPRTQQSMGGQEEREVQGEDVIRLKEKPWSGKREEDERAERELMERFLSELMISISRVAETDKAPVHFYFWSRSDFDALLGGCARCGSDLLDSLTHLLGCREPLEQLIYSCLEEEVHSRYGTGWTGRGLVVATSVKWFGQAYHWTREVEGRRIRLDDLFRQDLFDFRGRLRVRPDGEWAREGEPFEEPEFEIRSRFHDGLPIPYWHAVWGTLPPIGPEMRRNHREALEGYSRVNSPKLIQEYLRARVHAMRWLEERIIPKNRKLRKAFLDLRNLSRFRLAEPNSIRAAVDFLRLDHHVRLSDWLVRCMQPVRDRVAKGETVPIAKGTIMEDGSDVYIEAKLDLERFGEDGEGFWEKSLIEQESWVRLTIYDGDASKGQSPHQLFSEGCTCKVQGVDAREGKIFLKAMRFEPDRYRLFSKIPRDGFEFAVLDESISDMVATRVEGRLLNEASSSPSVALSWFDILRPSVPPLPCPPEEELEKDRRVLEGMIFEGKRLGKDQIEAIMEGLVTRVHLLLGPPGTGKTTTLAAATLLRASKLPPGEVLAFAASTHAAVDRLMEELNRLLPSFLEVYQRAHGVRPDLEILDWDEAKSARASASRLNELRRVRKIILGGTTNEVLKLCGYMCQLPPFNSRGEGFTVRSLVVDEASMMVMPHFLALASILSAEGCAMLAGDHNQLSPILSHQWEEEDRPYIQLYQPYTSAYDAVASLSRARGIEPSMIRRSALVLTFRLPYEIRTLIDDIYRRDGVELEGAKAIESRRIERDDDVFGLLWRQGGIFLILHSESGSKKLNRFEASIIEELVRRGTNRPPGSLAVMTPHRAQRTLLQSVLRPYLTEGDVIDTVERLQGGERPTVIVSGTQSDPTAISNSADFILYLNRTNVIFSRARERLIVVCARTLLDSVPADKEMYENAMLWKKLRALCSRRLLWFRYRGHEMEVLLPDLDNIELVGANPECDSYLPSFEPKPTITMLNPVNTGQGLLALEGNTEQVALANAPEALSEKTCVEKVERRRARFGPGPPPIPRIVVDGSNLARYAGYQSSASARNLIKAYEDLISEFGFRSVHVVVGAGLWRSMPREEWEQMTKYFHEEASKRGRSPILLQAPAGVNDDVFIIGLALNDDCLILSNDLFRDHIQRHPEWEVDINMRLVKYMFVEDKLRIEEWPDYQI; encoded by the coding sequence ATGGCTTTCATCGTGGGGGTATCCATGGGCGAGGAGCGCGTCCGCGTCGACGTCAACCAGATAGGGGAATACATACAGAGGGGGGCCTGTCCCAGGCGCTTCAAGCTCGACCTCAATTCTCGCGAGGAGGCGATGAAGCTCCCCTTCTTCGCCAGGACGCTCAACCCCTTGGACCCAGTATTGCAGAGGATGGGGAGGGAGCTGGAGGAGAGATGGGAGCGCTCCCTCCTCGAGGCAGGGATGATTAGGATCAACGATCTGGGCCATGCCCCTCTAAAAGACCAGATCTCTTGGGAGGAGTTCGTTGAGCTGGTGGAGCAGCATTGCCAAGAGGGAGGGCAGCAGTTCGGGAGGGAGGTGGCCATCACCTGCCAGAAGGGACGCTTCGAAGTACATGGGAGAATGGACTTCGTGATAGTGCTGTGGAGAGATGGACGACCGTACCTACGTATCGTGGAGTGCAAGGCCAGCAGGAAGGACAAGACCTATCATCGCCTGCAGCTGGCGCTCTACCTGCTCATGGTGCGCTCCCTCCTGGAGAGGCGCCCCCTCCTTGTGGCAGGCAAGGAATTGACTTGCGATAGCGTAGAGGGCGTGGTGGCTAGGATGAGAGAGGCGGGAGGAGGGGTGGTGGAGGACAGGATAATGGACCTGGAGCCTTTGGACCTCTCCACAGAGATGGAGGATGCGCGCCGCCTTCTCAGCGACGGAGGCATTTTAGAACACATATCAAGCAGCGAGCTGGAAGAGCTCAGCTATCAGATCAATGCCAAGTGCGATAGCTGCGTGTTCAACGTCTGCTGCCTGCCGGAGAGCGCCAGGAGGAGGTCCATAGAGCTTCTAGGCCTGGACGTGTCCGTGACGAGCACCTTAAGGGAGAAAGGCATCCGGACCTTGGACGAGCTGGCAGCGCTGAAAGTGGACTCCCCCTTGGCCCATGAGATGCGCAGGACCCCGGGGTTCTCGCAAAACCTGGAGAACCTCATAGCTCGTGCCAGGGCCCGCCTCTCCACCCTTCCAGGCTCCAAAGAGAGAGCCTTCCAAGTGCAGAAGTTCCCTCATGCCTCGGAAGGTCAGCTCCCCCCTCATGACATAGAAGGGCGAAGGCTGGTCCGGGTTTACGTGGCCGTGGAATACGACTATATCGAGGACAGGATAGTGGCCTTGGCTGCACATGTGACCTCCAGCTGCTGGAACATATGCACACCCTTCCGCAGGAGAGCTGATGGCGGATGGGCTCCGCATCCTAAGGCCATGGAATCACCTCCTCGCACGCAGCAGTCAATGGGAGGGCAGGAGGAGAGGGAGGTTCAGGGTGAGGATGTCATCCGTCTGAAAGAGAAGCCCTGGTCAGGCAAAAGGGAGGAGGACGAAAGGGCGGAGCGGGAGCTGATGGAGCGCTTCCTCAGCGAGCTTATGATCTCCATATCAAGGGTGGCCGAAACGGACAAGGCACCCGTCCATTTTTACTTCTGGTCCCGCTCGGACTTCGATGCCCTCCTAGGTGGATGCGCTCGATGCGGCTCGGACTTGCTCGATTCCCTCACGCATCTTCTCGGCTGCCGGGAACCGCTAGAGCAGCTGATATATTCATGCTTGGAGGAAGAGGTCCATTCCCGATACGGCACGGGATGGACCGGGAGAGGGCTGGTGGTGGCCACCTCGGTCAAGTGGTTCGGGCAGGCATATCATTGGACCAGGGAGGTGGAGGGTCGCAGGATCCGGTTGGACGACCTCTTCCGCCAGGACCTGTTCGATTTCCGCGGCAGGCTGCGCGTCAGGCCTGATGGCGAATGGGCCAGGGAGGGCGAGCCCTTCGAGGAGCCAGAGTTCGAGATCCGCTCCCGCTTCCATGACGGTTTGCCAATCCCATATTGGCACGCAGTGTGGGGAACCTTGCCGCCAATAGGACCGGAAATGCGCCGGAATCATAGGGAGGCTCTAGAGGGCTATTCCCGTGTAAACTCCCCCAAGCTGATCCAAGAATACCTGAGGGCCAGGGTCCACGCCATGCGCTGGCTGGAGGAGAGGATAATTCCCAAGAACAGGAAGCTGAGGAAGGCCTTTTTGGATTTGAGGAACCTTTCCCGCTTCCGATTGGCAGAGCCTAATAGCATACGCGCCGCCGTGGACTTCCTGCGCCTCGACCATCACGTGAGATTGAGCGATTGGCTGGTAAGATGCATGCAGCCAGTGCGAGACAGGGTGGCGAAGGGGGAGACGGTCCCGATAGCCAAAGGCACGATCATGGAGGACGGCTCGGACGTCTACATCGAGGCCAAGCTCGACCTGGAGAGGTTCGGCGAGGATGGCGAGGGGTTCTGGGAGAAAAGCTTGATAGAGCAAGAGTCCTGGGTGCGCCTGACTATATACGATGGTGATGCTTCGAAGGGGCAGTCGCCGCACCAGCTTTTCTCTGAAGGATGCACCTGTAAGGTACAGGGAGTGGATGCGCGAGAGGGGAAGATCTTCCTCAAGGCCATGCGCTTCGAGCCTGACAGATATCGCCTCTTTAGCAAGATCCCTCGGGATGGTTTCGAGTTCGCTGTGCTGGACGAGAGCATCTCCGACATGGTGGCCACCAGGGTGGAGGGAAGGTTGTTGAACGAGGCATCCTCTTCTCCTTCTGTCGCGCTGTCATGGTTCGATATCCTCAGGCCGTCCGTCCCCCCTCTCCCTTGTCCTCCAGAGGAGGAACTGGAAAAGGATAGAAGAGTGCTTGAGGGCATGATTTTCGAGGGCAAGAGATTGGGGAAGGACCAGATAGAGGCCATTATGGAAGGTTTGGTCACGCGTGTGCACTTGCTGCTGGGCCCGCCAGGCACGGGCAAGACCACCACTTTGGCCGCCGCTACCCTGCTGAGGGCCTCGAAGCTGCCGCCAGGAGAGGTGCTGGCCTTCGCGGCCAGCACGCATGCGGCAGTCGACAGGTTGATGGAGGAGCTGAATAGGCTGCTGCCTTCCTTCCTCGAGGTGTACCAGCGCGCGCACGGCGTTAGGCCTGACTTGGAGATATTGGATTGGGACGAGGCCAAATCAGCGAGAGCCTCCGCTTCCAGGTTGAACGAGCTGCGCCGGGTCAGGAAAATCATCTTGGGAGGCACGACCAATGAGGTGCTCAAGCTCTGCGGCTATATGTGCCAGCTCCCCCCCTTCAACTCCAGGGGAGAGGGCTTCACGGTGCGCAGCCTGGTAGTGGATGAGGCCAGCATGATGGTGATGCCGCACTTCCTCGCTTTGGCATCGATCCTCAGCGCGGAGGGCTGCGCGATGCTCGCCGGCGACCACAATCAATTGTCCCCCATACTATCCCATCAATGGGAGGAGGAGGACCGCCCATACATCCAACTATATCAGCCATACACCAGCGCCTACGACGCCGTGGCCTCTTTGTCCAGGGCAAGGGGCATAGAGCCTTCGATGATAAGACGCTCAGCCCTAGTGCTCACCTTTCGGCTGCCATATGAGATAAGGACGCTAATTGATGATATCTATCGCAGGGACGGCGTGGAGCTGGAGGGCGCGAAGGCGATTGAGAGCAGGAGGATCGAGAGGGATGATGACGTATTCGGCCTGCTATGGCGGCAGGGAGGCATCTTCCTCATCCTCCACTCGGAGAGTGGCTCGAAGAAGCTCAACAGGTTCGAGGCCTCTATTATCGAGGAATTGGTCAGAAGAGGTACCAACAGGCCTCCTGGGTCCTTGGCGGTGATGACACCGCATCGGGCTCAGCGCACCCTGCTGCAGTCCGTCCTGCGGCCTTATCTGACAGAGGGGGATGTGATAGACACGGTGGAGAGGTTGCAGGGGGGAGAGAGGCCTACGGTCATCGTGTCGGGAACGCAAAGCGATCCCACGGCCATAAGCAACAGCGCGGACTTCATCCTCTACCTCAACCGCACCAATGTCATCTTCTCCCGGGCCAGGGAGAGGCTGATAGTGGTATGCGCCCGCACGCTGTTGGACAGCGTGCCGGCGGACAAGGAGATGTATGAGAACGCCATGCTGTGGAAGAAGTTGAGAGCGCTCTGCAGCCGAAGACTCCTGTGGTTCCGATATCGAGGCCACGAGATGGAGGTGCTGCTGCCCGACCTGGATAACATAGAGCTAGTTGGTGCTAATCCCGAATGCGATTCATACCTCCCTAGCTTCGAACCTAAACCCACCATCACAATGCTGAATCCTGTTAATACTGGGCAAGGGCTTTTAGCCTTGGAGGGCAACACCGAACAAGTCGCCTTAGCAAACGCGCCTGAAGCTCTTAGCGAGAAGACCTGTGTAGAAAAGGTCGAAAGGCGCAGGGCGCGCTTCGGTCCCGGACCGCCTCCTATCCCTCGCATAGTGGTGGATGGCAGCAACCTCGCTCGCTACGCGGGATATCAGAGCTCGGCCAGCGCCAGGAACCTGATCAAGGCCTATGAGGACCTGATCTCAGAATTCGGCTTCAGGAGCGTGCATGTGGTGGTGGGCGCGGGCCTGTGGAGGTCCATGCCTAGGGAGGAGTGGGAGCAGATGACCAAGTATTTCCATGAGGAGGCATCGAAGAGAGGCCGCTCCCCCATACTCCTCCAGGCGCCAGCGGGTGTGAATGATGATGTGTTCATAATAGGATTGGCGCTGAATGACGACTGCTTGATACTGAGTAATGACCTCTTCCGCGATCATATACAGAGGCATCCGGAATGGGAGGTGGATATCAACATGAGGTTGGTCAAGTACATGTTCGTGGAGGACAAGCTCAGGATCGAGGAGTGGCCAGATTATCAAATATGA
- the ribB gene encoding 3,4-dihydroxy-2-butanone-4-phosphate synthase, producing MPPRPRCESTLLKTEFLTQEAVKLNYQWISSYKAINIISLDARRSGDMSEAVERAIECLRKGRFVLVYDFDDRERETDMVMASEFVTPEAIRTMRKDAGGLICTTSSYEISQKLQLPFLADVLACNYDNYPMLRRLAPNDIPYDTKSAFSITINHRRTFTGITDRDRALTTSEFARLAKYALENGQEEAREEFGRNFRSPGHVHLLNASKELLVKRKGHTELCTALVTLAGLTPTATICEMMGDDGNALSKEKAQEYAERFHLCFLEGKEIIEAWKRGGR from the coding sequence ATGCCGCCCAGGCCTCGATGTGAGAGCACGCTGCTGAAGACGGAGTTCTTGACTCAAGAGGCCGTGAAATTAAACTACCAATGGATTAGTAGCTACAAAGCGATTAATATCATTTCTTTGGATGCGAGGCGGAGTGGCGATATGTCGGAGGCAGTGGAAAGGGCTATCGAATGCCTGAGAAAGGGGCGCTTCGTGCTCGTCTATGACTTCGACGACCGCGAGAGGGAGACGGACATGGTCATGGCCTCAGAGTTCGTCACTCCCGAGGCCATTCGTACCATGCGAAAGGACGCGGGAGGGTTGATATGCACCACCTCCTCCTACGAGATCTCGCAAAAGCTGCAGCTCCCTTTCCTGGCCGATGTCCTGGCCTGCAACTATGACAATTACCCTATGCTGAGAAGGCTGGCGCCTAACGATATCCCCTATGATACCAAATCCGCCTTCTCCATAACCATCAACCACCGCAGGACCTTCACTGGCATCACTGATAGGGATCGCGCCCTCACCACCTCCGAGTTCGCTCGCTTGGCCAAGTACGCGCTGGAGAATGGCCAGGAGGAAGCTAGGGAGGAGTTCGGAAGGAACTTCCGCTCCCCTGGCCACGTACATCTGCTGAACGCTAGCAAAGAGCTGCTGGTCAAGCGCAAGGGACATACAGAACTCTGTACAGCGCTCGTCACCCTGGCCGGCCTCACCCCCACGGCCACTATCTGCGAGATGATGGGCGATGACGGGAACGCCTTGAGCAAGGAGAAGGCTCAAGAGTATGCCGAGCGATTCCACCTATGCTTTCTGGAAGGCAAAGAAATCATAGAGGCCTGGAAGCGTGGGGGGAGATGA
- the ribC gene encoding riboflavin synthase gives MADTTFARVDMGGAAIDELKSLGTGFKILRYTVPGIKDLPVACKRLFDQGCDIVMALGMPGPKSIDKQCAHEASTGLINCQLMTGKHIIEVFVHEDEAKDEKTLAWLAERRAREHARNVYLLLFRPEELTRNAGKGLRQGFEDAGPVRE, from the coding sequence GTGGCGGACACCACCTTCGCCCGCGTGGACATGGGCGGAGCGGCGATAGATGAGTTGAAGTCGCTCGGTACCGGCTTCAAGATCCTGCGCTACACCGTCCCGGGCATAAAGGACCTGCCGGTGGCATGCAAGAGGCTCTTCGACCAAGGATGCGACATCGTCATGGCCCTAGGTATGCCCGGCCCGAAATCCATAGACAAGCAGTGCGCGCACGAGGCATCCACCGGCCTCATCAACTGCCAGCTAATGACGGGAAAGCATATAATCGAGGTCTTCGTGCACGAGGATGAGGCCAAGGATGAAAAGACCCTTGCCTGGCTCGCGGAGAGAAGGGCCAGGGAGCATGCGCGGAATGTTTATCTTTTACTGTTCAGGCCGGAGGAGCTCACCAGGAATGCGGGCAAAGGCCTGAGACAGGGTTTTGAGGACGCCGGACCGGTGAGGGAGTGA
- a CDS encoding DUF2075 domain-containing protein, with translation MRLYSGSSNQFVEDTIQNQIAEKMKNSYFNYFRYFPTPSEISAWRNSLRAMSLVILSSKLDDHGVILEYQLPLTSKRLDFLICGLDSDSKPNAVIVELKQWEKCEISDGENEVLTFVGGNKREVLHPSAQVGQYSLYLQDTHTAFYENPTPINLSACSYLHNYRAISNDPLFNKKFCNLLEKYPIFTEDDVNKLKEYLIPRLEKGEGLPVLARIENSKYRPNKKLMDHVGNLIKGKPEYILLDEQKIVYDKVLAVAKEGFHQSRKIVIIVKGGPGTGKSVIAINLMADLLLKGYNAHYATGSRAFTETLRKIIGKRGSVQFRFFNSYTQSEPNSVDILICDEAHRIRKTSNNWRTPTYNKSNIPQIDELLTVAKVVVFFIDDAQVVRPDEVGSVDYIKNAANRFNCQIFEYELEAQFRCAGSDAFVNWVNNTLAIKRTANVIWEGDEGFDFRIVESPQKLETMIREKVSQGYSGRIVAGFCWPWSYPKEDGTLVDDVKIGDYCRPWDARPDAKKLSKDIPPASLWAYDPNGINQIGCVYTAQGFEFDYIGVIFGLDLRYDFSEQRWKGYREFSCDNVVKRSKEKFTDLVKNTYRVLLTRGLKGCYIYFMDKQTENFFKSRIEIEKVVNS, from the coding sequence ATGAGACTTTATTCAGGAAGCTCTAATCAGTTCGTAGAAGATACAATACAAAATCAAATAGCAGAAAAAATGAAAAATAGTTATTTTAACTATTTTCGTTATTTTCCAACACCAAGTGAGATTAGTGCATGGAGAAATTCATTAAGGGCCATGTCTCTGGTTATTTTATCTTCAAAATTAGATGACCATGGAGTAATCCTAGAATATCAATTACCTTTGACATCGAAAAGGTTAGATTTTTTAATATGTGGGCTTGATTCTGATTCAAAACCAAATGCTGTGATTGTAGAATTGAAGCAATGGGAAAAATGTGAGATATCTGATGGAGAAAATGAAGTCCTTACATTCGTCGGTGGAAATAAAAGAGAGGTACTGCATCCATCAGCGCAAGTAGGTCAATATTCATTATACCTTCAAGATACCCATACTGCATTTTATGAAAATCCAACTCCGATAAATCTGAGCGCCTGTTCTTACCTTCATAATTACAGGGCAATTTCAAATGATCCTTTATTTAATAAAAAATTTTGCAATTTATTGGAAAAATATCCAATATTCACTGAAGATGATGTAAACAAATTAAAGGAATACTTAATTCCAAGATTAGAAAAAGGAGAAGGTTTGCCTGTTCTCGCTAGGATAGAAAATAGTAAATATCGTCCAAATAAAAAATTAATGGATCATGTTGGCAATCTAATCAAAGGCAAGCCAGAATATATATTGTTAGATGAACAAAAAATTGTATATGATAAAGTTCTTGCAGTCGCGAAAGAGGGTTTTCATCAATCGAGAAAAATTGTAATTATTGTAAAGGGAGGTCCTGGTACTGGAAAATCTGTTATTGCAATTAATCTGATGGCAGATTTGTTATTAAAAGGCTATAATGCACACTATGCAACAGGATCCAGAGCTTTTACAGAGACTTTAAGGAAAATTATAGGAAAAAGAGGAAGTGTTCAATTCAGATTTTTCAATAGCTATACACAATCGGAACCGAACTCAGTAGATATTCTAATCTGCGACGAAGCGCATCGGATAAGGAAAACAAGCAATAATTGGAGAACGCCAACATATAATAAGAGCAATATTCCGCAAATTGATGAATTATTGACAGTCGCAAAAGTTGTTGTGTTTTTTATTGATGATGCACAGGTTGTTCGACCAGATGAAGTTGGTTCCGTGGATTACATTAAAAATGCAGCCAATCGATTTAATTGTCAAATTTTTGAATATGAACTAGAAGCTCAATTTCGTTGTGCTGGGTCAGATGCATTTGTTAATTGGGTAAACAATACTCTAGCAATAAAAAGAACTGCGAATGTTATCTGGGAAGGGGATGAAGGATTTGACTTTAGAATCGTTGAATCACCTCAAAAGCTAGAAACTATGATTAGGGAGAAGGTATCCCAAGGTTACTCAGGAAGGATAGTTGCTGGATTTTGTTGGCCCTGGTCTTATCCGAAAGAGGATGGAACACTGGTTGACGATGTTAAGATAGGTGATTATTGCCGTCCTTGGGATGCTAGACCTGACGCAAAGAAATTATCTAAGGATATCCCCCCTGCTTCTTTATGGGCATACGATCCCAATGGGATAAATCAGATTGGTTGCGTATATACAGCCCAGGGGTTTGAATTCGATTATATAGGGGTTATTTTTGGATTAGATTTGAGATATGATTTCTCGGAGCAGAGATGGAAAGGCTACAGAGAATTTTCTTGTGACAATGTTGTTAAACGTTCAAAAGAGAAATTCACTGATCTTGTAAAAAATACGTATAGGGTTTTATTAACACGTGGTCTAAAAGGATGCTATATATATTTTATGGATAAGCAAACAGAAAACTTTTTCAAATCAAGAATAGAAATTGAAAAGGTAGTTAACTCTTGA
- a CDS encoding nucleotide pyrophosphohydrolase, translated as MDSETTFETAKKKVAKFCDDRGWDEFHNPKDLAIGIITEASEFLEIFRFKQENEIMDMMTNSYYRKKMGEELGDVLYFLLRFSDRYNFDLSDELEKKLKLNDERYPIQLAKGSNKKYNEFKNNLKS; from the coding sequence ATGGACTCAGAGACAACATTTGAGACAGCTAAGAAAAAGGTAGCAAAATTTTGTGATGATAGAGGTTGGGATGAATTTCACAATCCTAAAGATTTAGCAATAGGGATAATAACAGAAGCATCTGAATTTTTAGAAATTTTTAGATTTAAACAAGAGAATGAAATTATGGATATGATGACTAACAGCTATTATCGAAAAAAAATGGGAGAGGAATTGGGAGATGTGCTCTATTTTCTGTTACGTTTTTCGGATAGATATAATTTTGATTTATCCGATGAACTAGAAAAGAAATTGAAGCTAAATGATGAAAGATATCCAATACAATTAGCGAAAGGTAGTAATAAAAAATATAATGAATTTAAAAATAATCTCAAGAGTTAA